The Hippoglossus stenolepis isolate QCI-W04-F060 chromosome 11, HSTE1.2, whole genome shotgun sequence genome includes a window with the following:
- the plvapa gene encoding plasmalemma vesicle associated protein a, with protein MYSSGYSQVSKRSPGAQKRMQYRSKGKSCGYYMRIVFFFSSLIQSLIIVSLVLFLVYGKTQDSASTERIHDLEESFSRLSIENVALRQQRKNLTNLLNTTLTLKARNDWDLEKFRHYTNISSFMIVDFDRKLQQCKHELFMCSASPRFPCDCSARTSDNCNCGLLAERLKARLELVESNFTQATKRMRIEMEQTAKERDYINLEAIRLRREKSIQEKELLFNKERCKDDFFQSLSGVSNVSKAFLMKIESLFPTHLAFQLTCSKQREYLEQIHTNCSSLSREVEDKFQHYLNSVGDQVSDIHAENSRLKAENWRLSSDYRSCTQNRTGLIKEHREKLDRLQQKHDQDKERLLMDKMRLNGEIEVLVNNVKFKIKEVDHLTQQIRHLNMSCMSKPGFAAGSNSRPSTSSQSVWSTLGGGGSSSASGAQLSRTGSGGLGSSHGSFGSSFNKPGSTGTGSASSSFLSPGSSSSLGSSGSLINKPGSTGTGSSSLSHSSSGSSSSLGSTGSGLSKYGSAGRSSSSSSLFSSGSSSSLGSSGSLLNKPVSTGTGSSSSSHSLFGSSSSLGSSGSLLNKPVSTGTGSSSSSHSLFGSSSSLGSSGSLLNKLGSTGTGSSSSSHSSSGSSSSLGSTGLNKPGSTGGASSTLGSSGSSSSLSLSGIGSNKQTSSVRSSSGIGSSSGSTGSSSSLSSSGIGSNKPTSSVKSPSVIGSSSGSTGSTSKTAPNSFSWFGFGNNNGQSKTGSATGKGTTSGNSNGGTGSTLGAGRSSGLGGGSVNVAQHLQDLQRLINPSGQEEKQDLSRMLG; from the exons ATGTACAGCAGCGGCTACTCCCAGGTGTCCAAGCGCAGTCCAGGAGCCCAAAAGAGGATGCAGTACCGCTCGAAGGGCAAGAGCTGTGGCTACTACATGCGcattgtcttcttcttctcttcgcTCATTCAGTCCCTGATCATAGTCAGCCTGGTGCTCTTTCTGGTCTACGGTAAGACGCAGGACTCGGCGTCCACCGAGCGCATTCATGACCTGGAGGAGAGCTTCAGCCGACTCTCCATAGAGAACGTCGCCCTCAGGCAACAGAGGAAGAACCTGACCAACCTACTCAACACAACCCTGACTCTCAAGGCTCGTAACGACTGGGACCTGGAAAAGTTCCGCCACTACACCAACATCTCATCATTCATGATCGTAGACTTTGACAGGAAACTG CAACAGTGCAAACACGAGTTGTTCATGTGCAGCGCCTCTCCCCGTTTTCCTTGTGACTGCTCAGCAAGAA cttcAGATAACTGTAACTGTGGCTTGCTGGCTGAGCGGCTGAAAGCTCGGCTTGAGCTAGTGGAGTCCAACTTCACCCAAGCGACAAAGAGGATGAGGATAGAAATGGAACAGACCGCCAAAGAGAGGGACTACATTAACCTGGAGGCCATCCGTCTGAGGAGGGAAAAATCCATTcaggaaaaagagttgctgttcAACAAAGAAAGATGTAAAGATGACTTCTTCCAGTCCTTGAGTGGCGTCTCCAACGTCTCCAAGGCTTTCCTCATGAAGATTGAATCCCTCTTCCCCACACACCTTGCCTTCCAGCTCACCTGCTCGAAACAGAGGGAATACCTGGAGCAGATCCACACCAACTGCTCCAGCCTGTCCAGAGAAGTGGAGGACAAGTTCCAGCATTACTTGAACAGTGTGGGAGACCAGGTGTCGGACATCCATGCCGAGAACAGCCGCCTGAAGGCAGAGAACTGGCGCCTGTCCAGTGACTACCGCTCGTGCACCCAGAACCGCACGGGCCTGATCAAGGAGCACAGAGAGAAGTTAGACAGGCTTCAGCAGAAACACGATCAGGATAAGGAGAGACTCCTGATGGATAAGATGAGGTTAAATGGAGAAATAGAAGTCCTGGTAAACAATGTCAAATTCAAAATTAAGGAAGTGGATCACCTCACACAGCAAATCAGACATCTCAACATGTCCTGCATGTCTAAG CCAGGGTTTGCCGCTGGGTCGAACTCTCGGCCAAGCACATCAAGTCAGTCTGTGTGGAGCACGTTGGGTGGTGGTGGATCCAGCTCTGCTAGCGGGGCTCAGCTTAGTAGGACAGGGTCAGGGGGGTTGGGTTCAAGCCATGGCTCTTTTGGATCATCGTTCAACAAGCCAGGATCTACTGGGACGGGCTCCGCAAGCTCATCTTTCTTGTCACCTGGGTCGAGTTCAAGCCTTGGCTCTTCTGGATCATTGATCAATAAGCCAGGATCAACTGGTACTGGCTCTTCAAGCTTATCACACTCATCATCTGGGTCAAGTTCAAGCCTTGGCTCCACCGGGTCAGGCCTCAGTAAGTATGGATCAGCTGGGAGGAGCTCTTCAAGctcatcactgttttcatctgggTCTAGTTCAAGCCTTGGCTCCTCTGGATCCTTGTTAAATAAGCCAGTATCAACTGGCACTGGCTCTTCAAGCTCATCACACTCATTATTTGGGTCGAGTTCAAGCCTTGGCTCCTCTGGATCCTTGTTAAATAAGCCAGTATCAACTGGCACTGGCTCTTCAAGCTCATCACACTCATTATTTGGGTCGAGTTCAAGCCTTGGCTCCTCTGGATCCTTGTTAAATAAGCTAGGATCAACTGGCACTGGCTCTTCAAGCTCATCACATTCATCATCTGGGTCTAGTTCAAGCCTTGGCTCCACAGGACTCAATAAGCCAGGATCAACTGGGGGAGCTTCATCAACCTTAGGATCATCAGGCTCAAGTTCAAGTCTTAGCTTAAGTGGGATCGGCTCAAATAAGCAAACTTCAAGTGTGAGGAGCTCCTCAGGCATTGGGTCGTCCTCTGGGTCAACTGGGTCAAGTTCAAGTCTTAGCTCAAGTGGGATCGGCTCAAATAAGCCAACATCAAGTGTGAAGAGCCCCTCAGTCATTGGGTCATCCTCTGGGTCAACTGGATCAACAAGCAAAACTGCGCCAAATTCATTTTCCTGGTTTGGGTTTGGGAATAATAACGGACAAAGTAAAACCGGAAGTGCAACAGGGAAAGGAACGACAAGTGGGAACAGTAATGGTGGAACTGGCTCCACTCTTGGTGCAGGACGGTCAAGTGGACTGGGAGGTGGCTCAG ttaatgtCGCTCAGCACCTTCAAGATCTGCAGCGCCTCATCAACCCCTCTGGTCAAGA ggAGAAACAGGATCTCTCCAGGATGTTGGGTTAA